In Candidatus Eisenbacteria bacterium, the sequence GCAGGTGGAAGGCGTAGCGGGCCATGTCCGCGTAGAAGTCCTCGAGGTAGGGATTGGCGATCACCGGCTCGTAGAACGCCTCCCAGCCGAGCCGCTCGGACAGCACCCGCGTCAGGCGGGTCTTGCCGACCCCGATGTTGCCGCAGATCCCGACGTAGATGCCCCGTCCGCTCGCGCCGCTCACGTCAATCCCCCCTCTTCCCCGGACAGCTCCGCGGCGTCGAGAGCGGCGACATGGGGAAGCCCGCGGTAGCGCTCGCGGTAGTCGAGCCCGTAGCCGACGACGAAGCGGTCGGGAATCGGAAAGCCGATGTAATCGACCGGCACTTCGGCGCGGCGCTCGACCCTCTTGTCCAGGAGGGCCGCGATGGCGAACGACCGCGGGGAGCGAGCGAGGAGCATCTTGCAGATGTAGTCCAGCGACAGCCCGCTGTCGATGATGTCCTCCACGATCAGCACATCCCGCCCGTGGATGTCGCTGTCGAGATCCCGGAAGAGGCGGACCGAGCCGGAGGTCGTTGAGCGGTTCCGGTAGGAGGAGATGGAGATGAAGTCGATCTCCACGTCGATGGTCAGGA encodes:
- the hpt gene encoding hypoxanthine phosphoribosyltransferase; translation: MGCESDRQSTPEEGCGSTARAEAETEVLLTGDQIERRVRELGEQISRDYAGRVPVLIGLLKGSVLFLSDLVRILTIDVEIDFISISSYRNRSTTSGSVRLFRDLDSDIHGRDVLIVEDIIDSGLSLDYICKMLLARSPRSFAIAALLDKRVERRAEVPVDYIGFPIPDRFVVGYGLDYRERYRGLPHVAALDAAELSGEEGGLT